ACCGCCTGGGCATAGAAATCCCCCGGAGCGAGCCGGCCTACTCTGTGGAAGAGGCCGAGAAAATCGCTGAGGAACTGGGGTACCCCGTGGTCATACGCCCCGCCTACACAATGGGAGGTACCGGCGGCGGTCTGGTTTACAACCCGGAAGAACTTCAGGCCGTGGCGGGACGGGGTATCGCCGCAAGCTTTATCGGCCAGATTCTGGTCGAAGAATCGCTTCTCGGCTGGGAGGAACTGGAACTGGAGATCGTACGGGATCAGAAGAACCGGATGGTCACGGTGTGTTTCATCGAAAACGTCGATCCCATGGGCATTCATACCGGCGATTCTTTCTGTACCGCCCCCATGCTGACCATTTCGCAGGAACTCCAGCATCGATTGCAGCGCCATGCCTATGACATCGTCGAGGCAATACAGGTCATCGGAGGGACCAACGTGCAGTTCGCCCACGATCCCGATACGGGGCGCATCGTGGTCATCGAAATCAACCCGCGGACATCCCGCTCCTCGGCCCTGGCCTCCAAGGCAACGGGTTTTCCCATCGCCTTCGTTTCGGCTATGCTGGCCACGGGAATCACCCTTGATGAGCTACACTGGTGGAAGGAGGGGACGCTTGACCGGTACGTACCAGGCGGTGATTACGTGGTGGTCAAATTCGCCCGGTGGACTTTCGAGAAATTCGAAGGTGCGGAAGATACTCTGGGAACGCAGATGCGCGCCGTGGGCGAGGTGATGAGTATCGGAAAGCATTACAAGGAGGCCCTTCAAAAAGCCATCCGATCACTGGAAATCGACAGGTTCGGGCTGGGATTCGCCCGTGACTTCAACGAGCGCTCCCTGAAGGATTTGATGGGGCTGCTCAACAAGCCCACGAGCGAGCGACAGTTCATCATGTATGAAGCGCTTCGCAAGGGCGCTTCCGTGGAGGATCTCTGGAAAAAAACCCGGATCAAACCGTGGTTTATTGAACAGATGGCGGAGTTGGTGGCCCTTGAAGAGGAACTGCTGGCCGCCCGGGAGAGCGGGCCCTCAGACGAGCTTTTGAGGCGAGCCAAGGAAGACGGTTTCTCCGACCGGTACCTGGCGCGGCTCCTTGGACTGACTGAACGGGAAATACGGGATCGGCGACGGGTCCTGGGGATAACACAGGGATGGGAAACGATACCGGTGAGCGGTGTGCGGGAAGGGGCTTATTATTACTCCACCTATAACGGAAAGGGAACGATTTCCGTCGACCCGACCCCCGATCGTCGTAAGGTTATTGTGCTCGGCGGGGGACCCAACAGGATCGGCCAGGGGATTGAATTCGATTACTGCTGTGTTCACGCCGCCTTTGCTTTGCGGGACGCCGGCATAGAATCGATCATGATCAACTGCAACCCTGAAACGGTCTCCACCGATTATGATACTTCGAACCGGCTCTACTTCGAACCCCTCACCGTGGAGGACGTGCTTGCCGTCTATGAGCATGAAAAGCCCGAGGGAGTGATTGTCCAGTTCGGTGGTCAGACTCCTCTTAATATTGCCAATGAACTTGCCGCGGCCGGTGTGACGATTATCGGTACGGCACCGGAAATGATCGATCTTGCCGAGGACCGGGACCAGTTCAGGCA
This genomic interval from Syntrophales bacterium contains the following:
- the carB gene encoding carbamoyl-phosphate synthase large subunit; this translates as MPARTDIRKIMIIGSGPIIIGQACEFDYSGTQACKALRSLGYEIVLVNSNPATIMTDPGMADYTYIEPLNVHSLSEIIKNERPDAILPNLGGQTGLNLTAELAREGVLETFGVEVIGVNVDAIKQGEDRIAFKKTMNRLGIEIPRSEPAYSVEEAEKIAEELGYPVVIRPAYTMGGTGGGLVYNPEELQAVAGRGIAASFIGQILVEESLLGWEELELEIVRDQKNRMVTVCFIENVDPMGIHTGDSFCTAPMLTISQELQHRLQRHAYDIVEAIQVIGGTNVQFAHDPDTGRIVVIEINPRTSRSSALASKATGFPIAFVSAMLATGITLDELHWWKEGTLDRYVPGGDYVVVKFARWTFEKFEGAEDTLGTQMRAVGEVMSIGKHYKEALQKAIRSLEIDRFGLGFARDFNERSLKDLMGLLNKPTSERQFIMYEALRKGASVEDLWKKTRIKPWFIEQMAELVALEEELLAARESGPSDELLRRAKEDGFSDRYLARLLGLTEREIRDRRRVLGITQGWETIPVSGVREGAYYYSTYNGKGTISVDPTPDRRKVIVLGGGPNRIGQGIEFDYCCVHAAFALRDAGIESIMINCNPETVSTDYDTSNRLYFEPLTVEDVLAVYEHEKPEGVIVQFGGQTPLNIANELAAAGVTIIGTAPEMIDLAEDRDQFRHIMETMEIPQPPSGMASRLDEALAVAVQIGFPLMVRPSYVLGGRGMEIVYDEQALKRYLAVAVEVTPERPILIDKFLENAIEAEADAIADGTSAFVPAVMEHIELAGVHSGDSACVIPPITIDKRHIKTMYDYTRRIAVALNVKGLMNIQYAIADDRVYILEANPRASRTVPLVSKVCNISMVTMATNIMMGGSVADMGDLRRNTFPHFGVKESVFPFNMFPEVDPLLGPEMRSTGEVLGLADSFGLAFYKAEEGAGQRLPYDGVVLITVYDKTNPALLDVAAEFHRLGFTLRATEGTHQFLARYGIPSKMVFKMHEGRPNIVDGIKNKEIDLIINTPSGRMSQFDDSYIRKAAIKYKVPYITTMAAAVASVKGITAVRKGHGIVRSLQSYHRDIRQEKK